In Haematobia irritans isolate KBUSLIRL chromosome 1, ASM5000362v1, whole genome shotgun sequence, a genomic segment contains:
- the LOC142241471 gene encoding uncharacterized protein LOC142241471, whose product MKLFGATLAAVLGLSQAATITLTQGTTYPTGTVTVQQYPQQVTYPQQVTYPQQVTYPQQVTYPQQVVVSHKEPGGIFSAAGNVIGGAFHAAGKVADSFFG is encoded by the exons atgaaacttttcggAGCAACTTTGGCCGCCGTATTGGGTTTGTCACAAGCCGCCACCATTACTCTGA CTCAAGGAACCACCTATCCAACTGGCACTGTGACCGTTCAACAATACCCACAACAAGTCACGTACCCACAACAAGTCACGTACCCACAACAAGTCACGTACCCACAACAAGTCACGTACCCACAACAAGTCGTGGTTTCTCATAAAGAACCAGGTGGTATCTTTAGTGCTGCTGGAAACGTGATTGGTGGTGCTTTCCACGCTGCTGGTAAGGTAGCTGATTCGTTCTTTGGTTAA